The genome window TAATGTAAAGAAAGTTTTACCCAGTGTCCAGCTAATCCTAAATCTCCGATTGTTTTAGAAATTTGTCTCCCTGTCTCTGGGTATTTATTGTAATCGGGAACAATAGGGTTGGTGGTAATGGTAACCCCTCTACCTTTTAACATTCCATATCCAGTTGAAGCAATACAAGCAGCTCCCATATTTCCCATTGAACCCAAGTGGTGTATATGCTCTGTTCCTGTTTTCACCATCTCTACAATATTATCTGCTACTAACTTTGCCGTAATACCCGAAGGCATACCTGTTCTTGGTGGTGCCGGAAATATTGGTGTTCCATTCTTACTCTTTCTTGGTTTAGAAATAGTATGCGGAGGCGCAAAAGCAATCCCAGGTGCAAAAATATTTTTATAAGAAGGGTTTTGGTATGTTTCTGGCCAATCTTGAACCGACCAATCTTCATAAGGCTTGGGAGTATAATCAGCATCTACTAACATAAAACCATTGAATAGTTTACTTGTGATGTCCTCTCCTTTCTTATCAAAAGCTTTGAACCCATGACCAGAAAATGCAGGAATAAGCATGGCTAAATCATAAGATTCGGACTTAAACTCTCCGTCTAATGTTTCGTAATAAGCAACACCATCCTCTATCTTATTCACTCCTGCTTGAGTAATCCATTGAATACCTCTATCCTCAAAAACCATTTCTATCAGCTCTTTGGAAGGCATTAACTTTCCTCCCATTTTTACTGTAACCCCATCTATCCCAAAATCTCCTAACTCATATTCATTCGATATCCAAGTGATTTCCGCTTGATCTCTTACTTGATGCCTTTTTAACTCTTGCTCTACATTCATGATATACTCAAATGCAGCTCCTTGACAAGTTGATTTGGCATGCCCAGTACCTATTAATATTTTTGCTTTTTGGCCTTTTTTCATTTTTTGAATCAATGCTTCTAATTCTTTCCAAGCGTGCAAAGCATGATCATAAGTACAAACAGACACTGTTTTATTTTTCCCTGGAAGTAATCCTTCTGTGGCTTCAAAATTTAATTTAGGTCCTGTGGCATTAATTAAATAATCATAATCGACTTTAACTTGCTCTCCTTTGCGTTCTCCAGCAACATATTCTGCCAAAACATAACCTTTTTCTACTTCTGGGTCTCCTTCTGGGTGAAAGGTTATTGCTTTTGCTTGAATATAATTAATTCCTTTTTTTTGGTACAATGGCGCCAATGGAAAGATGGTCTGTTTTTCTGTCATACGACCTATTCCAATCCAAATATTGGACGGAACCCACTGATAGTTACTATTCGGGGAAACCATAACGACCTCATGTTCTTTCCCCAAATCTTTCCTTAAATAAGATACTGCTGTATGCCCTGAAATACCTGCACCAACTACAACTATTTTTGCCATAATCTTTGTTTTTAAATCATTGAATGCTACGTTACAAAATGACAATTTTTTGACTCAATAATCAGTAACATTTGTTTCTTAAGCTTTTTTGTAAGACAAAAAAATGCATGTTCGGTTTGAACCAATGTAGGAAAGGAGTGTA of Flavobacteriales bacterium contains these proteins:
- a CDS encoding NAD(P)/FAD-dependent oxidoreductase codes for the protein MAKIVVVGAGISGHTAVSYLRKDLGKEHEVVMVSPNSNYQWVPSNIWIGIGRMTEKQTIFPLAPLYQKKGINYIQAKAITFHPEGDPEVEKGYVLAEYVAGERKGEQVKVDYDYLINATGPKLNFEATEGLLPGKNKTVSVCTYDHALHAWKELEALIQKMKKGQKAKILIGTGHAKSTCQGAAFEYIMNVEQELKRHQVRDQAEITWISNEYELGDFGIDGVTVKMGGKLMPSKELIEMVFEDRGIQWITQAGVNKIEDGVAYYETLDGEFKSESYDLAMLIPAFSGHGFKAFDKKGEDITSKLFNGFMLVDADYTPKPYEDWSVQDWPETYQNPSYKNIFAPGIAFAPPHTISKPRKSKNGTPIFPAPPRTGMPSGITAKLVADNIVEMVKTGTEHIHHLGSMGNMGAACIASTGYGMLKGRGVTITTNPIVPDYNKYPETGRQISKTIGDLGLAGHWVKLSLHYAFLYKAKMKPFWWLIPE